The following are encoded together in the Flavobacterium sp. TR2 genome:
- a CDS encoding alpha/beta fold hydrolase, translating into MNLKTPLLFFLFLCLSPSAISQTKTALQQKPNSNFITSDGVPLFLKVSGKGEVCIFVHGGPGAWSKSFEEFGGNVLEDKLTMCYYDQRGCGRSGSPSDNNYSIDRMIEDIEEIRASLKTSKVFVMGHSFGGILATKYAEKYPDHVKGLILLNSTLDINDSLLNQIAFMGKTLGEDFPVKSKDSILNTFFAAKTKIKKADLDYKMLSDNRATVEKLDSIDNSEKRNSSFAQNALSGPIYFSDFTKETASIKVPTLIISGTKDNNIGPEHYRLFKFPNQEVKIINGGHILYYEQNKEFKNTIQKFVQKQDVRRKI; encoded by the coding sequence ATGAATTTAAAAACCCCTTTACTTTTCTTTCTGTTTCTTTGCTTGTCTCCAAGCGCAATTAGTCAAACAAAAACAGCTTTACAGCAAAAGCCAAACAGTAATTTTATCACTTCAGACGGAGTTCCTTTATTTTTGAAAGTTTCTGGGAAAGGCGAAGTATGTATTTTTGTGCATGGCGGCCCGGGAGCATGGAGCAAATCTTTTGAAGAGTTTGGCGGAAATGTTCTCGAAGATAAACTTACTATGTGTTACTACGACCAAAGAGGCTGCGGCCGATCTGGATCTCCTTCGGACAATAATTACAGCATAGACAGAATGATCGAGGATATTGAAGAAATTCGCGCTTCTCTTAAAACCTCAAAAGTATTTGTAATGGGGCATTCTTTCGGAGGAATTTTAGCCACTAAATATGCCGAAAAATATCCAGATCACGTAAAAGGCTTAATTTTATTGAATTCTACTCTTGACATCAACGATTCTCTCCTCAACCAAATTGCTTTTATGGGCAAAACTCTTGGAGAAGATTTTCCAGTAAAAAGCAAAGATTCAATACTAAATACTTTTTTTGCCGCTAAAACAAAAATCAAAAAAGCCGATCTGGATTATAAAATGCTATCTGACAATAGAGCAACAGTCGAAAAGCTGGACAGCATTGACAACAGTGAAAAAAGAAATTCTTCGTTTGCGCAAAATGCATTAAGCGGCCCGATCTATTTTAGCGATTTTACAAAAGAAACGGCATCCATTAAAGTACCGACACTCATAATTTCTGGAACAAAAGACAATAATATTGGCCCAGAACATTACCGCTTGTTTAAATTCCCAAATCAAGAAGTAAAGATCATTAATGGCGGACATATTTTGTATTACGAGCAGAATAAAGAGTTTAAAAATACTATTCAGAAATTTGTTCAGAAGCAAGATGTGAGAAGAAAGATTTGA
- a CDS encoding HD domain-containing protein produces the protein MSDSALIIKTIAFVKEKLNDAEGGHDWFHIERVYKNALLIAKETDCDLTIVQLGALLHDIADSKFHNGDETIGPKTARAFLEAENVSEDIIAHVVKIIENISYKGGNFERKFSSVELDVVQDADRLDAIGAIGVARAFNYGGFKNRALYNPEIEPVTNMTKEEYKKNSAPTINHFYEKLLLLKDKMNTEKGKEIAAERHRFMETFLAQFYAEWEGVK, from the coding sequence ATGAGCGACTCAGCATTAATCATTAAAACCATTGCTTTTGTAAAAGAAAAACTAAATGATGCCGAAGGAGGCCATGACTGGTTTCATATTGAACGCGTTTATAAAAATGCGCTGCTGATTGCAAAAGAAACAGATTGTGATCTCACAATAGTGCAGTTAGGAGCTCTATTGCATGATATAGCCGATAGTAAATTTCATAACGGAGATGAAACTATAGGCCCAAAAACAGCGAGGGCGTTTTTAGAAGCCGAAAATGTTTCTGAGGATATAATTGCCCATGTTGTCAAGATCATTGAAAATATCTCTTATAAAGGCGGAAATTTCGAAAGAAAGTTCTCTTCTGTCGAGTTGGATGTTGTTCAAGATGCAGATCGTCTAGATGCCATTGGCGCTATTGGTGTTGCAAGGGCGTTTAATTACGGCGGATTTAAGAACAGAGCGCTATATAATCCTGAAATTGAACCTGTGACCAATATGACAAAAGAGGAGTACAAAAAGAATAGTGCTCCAACGATTAATCATTTCTACGAAAAACTTTTGCTTTTAAAAGATAAGATGAACACAGAAAAAGGAAAAGAAATCGCTGCTGAAAGACATCGTTTTATGGAAACTTTCCTTGCTCAGTTTTATGCGGAGTGGGAAGGGGTGAAGTAG
- a CDS encoding acyl-ACP desaturase, producing the protein MSIKNIRLEVMQFLEKNVDSFVEQYLIPVEKIWQPSDFLPDSQGENFFEEVKELREIAKELPYDFWVTLVGDTITEEALPTYESWLMDVEGIDQQEEGQGNGWAKWVRQWTGEENRHGDLLNKYLYLSGRVNMREIEMTTQHLINDGFDIGTGTDPYKNFVYTSFQELATYVSHNRVAQMAKKFGDNKLSKMCKMIAGDEMRHHHAYSEFVTRIFQVDPSEMMLAFQYMMKQKIVMPAHFLRESGQKISTAFEQFSDSAQRIGVYTANDYVEIMQKLINKWEIDKITNLSDEAEKARDYLMKLPARMAKISERIVIPKESHIFKWVEPARL; encoded by the coding sequence ATGTCTATAAAAAACATTAGATTAGAAGTAATGCAGTTTTTGGAAAAAAACGTGGATAGCTTCGTTGAACAGTATTTAATTCCAGTGGAAAAAATTTGGCAGCCGTCGGATTTCTTACCAGATTCTCAAGGAGAAAATTTCTTTGAAGAGGTAAAAGAACTACGCGAAATTGCCAAAGAGCTTCCATACGATTTCTGGGTTACGCTTGTGGGTGATACCATCACAGAAGAAGCCTTGCCTACATATGAGTCATGGTTAATGGATGTAGAAGGAATAGATCAGCAGGAAGAAGGCCAAGGAAATGGTTGGGCAAAGTGGGTAAGACAATGGACTGGAGAAGAAAACCGCCACGGAGATCTTTTAAATAAATACCTGTATTTGTCTGGTCGTGTAAATATGCGTGAAATCGAAATGACTACACAGCATTTGATCAACGACGGTTTTGATATTGGAACTGGAACTGACCCGTACAAAAATTTTGTATACACTAGTTTTCAAGAATTGGCAACTTATGTTTCGCACAATAGAGTAGCACAGATGGCTAAGAAATTTGGCGATAACAAGTTGTCTAAAATGTGTAAAATGATTGCGGGCGACGAAATGCGACACCACCACGCCTATAGCGAGTTTGTTACGAGAATTTTCCAAGTGGATCCAAGCGAAATGATGTTGGCTTTTCAATACATGATGAAGCAGAAAATCGTTATGCCGGCTCACTTTTTGAGAGAATCTGGCCAAAAAATCAGCACAGCTTTCGAACAGTTCTCTGATTCGGCACAGCGTATTGGAGTTTATACCGCAAACGATTATGTTGAAATCATGCAGAAATTAATCAACAAATGGGAGATTGATAAAATTACCAATTTGTCAGATGAAGCCGAAAAAGCGCGTGATTACTTAATGAAACTGCCAGCTCGTATGGCAAAAATCTCTGAGAGAATCGTTATCCCAAAAGAATCGCACATCTTTAAATGGGTAGAACCAGCGAGACTTTAA
- a CDS encoding lysophospholipid acyltransferase family protein, protein MEKIISYPISVIYYLLFGLCLAVFHPIQWICLNVFGYQAHKKSVDYLNFCLLKCTNLVGTRYTIEGVDMVPKGAPIIFVANHQSMYDIVAMIWYFRRFHCKFVSKKELGSGIPSVSYNLKHGGSVLIDRKDPKQAIPVIKGLSEYIEKNTRSAVIFPEGTRSKTGKPKEFAQSGLKILCKYAPSAYVVPVSINNSWKMVKFGFFPVGLGNHLKFTAHKALAVKDYKFEELMEITEKAVKEGINEYKQV, encoded by the coding sequence ATGGAAAAAATTATTTCTTATCCAATATCGGTAATTTACTATTTATTATTTGGTTTATGTTTGGCTGTTTTTCACCCAATTCAATGGATTTGTTTAAATGTTTTTGGCTACCAGGCTCACAAAAAAAGTGTTGATTATTTAAATTTCTGCCTTTTAAAATGTACCAATCTTGTCGGAACAAGATATACAATTGAAGGCGTAGACATGGTTCCGAAAGGTGCGCCAATTATTTTTGTGGCAAATCACCAAAGTATGTACGATATCGTGGCAATGATTTGGTACTTTAGACGTTTTCATTGTAAATTTGTAAGTAAGAAGGAGTTAGGAAGCGGAATTCCGAGTGTTTCTTATAATTTGAAACATGGAGGATCTGTGCTAATTGACCGAAAAGACCCTAAACAAGCGATACCAGTTATCAAAGGCTTGTCTGAATATATCGAGAAAAACACAAGATCTGCCGTTATTTTTCCAGAAGGAACAAGAAGTAAAACAGGTAAACCAAAAGAATTTGCGCAAAGCGGTTTGAAAATTTTATGCAAATATGCGCCATCTGCATACGTTGTACCCGTGAGCATCAATAATTCTTGGAAAATGGTAAAGTTTGGTTTTTTTCCTGTTGGTTTAGGAAATCATCTGAAGTTTACAGCTCATAAAGCTTTGGCTGTCAAAGATTACAAATTTGAAGAGCTGATGGAGATTACTGAAAAAGCAGTTAAAGAAGGAATAAATGAGTATAAACAGGTTTAA
- the rnpA gene encoding ribonuclease P protein component, which yields MNFTYPKNERLKSKTTIGLLFSEGKSVSKYPLRLVYRQAEANSEEQTKIGVSVSKKYFKKAVDRNYFKRVLRETYRLNKHLLLDNLDQPYSIMLFYQTKDRLSYEEINTKMIQLFEKFSAQINKPQDSETKTEA from the coding sequence ATGAACTTTACTTACCCTAAAAATGAGCGTTTAAAAAGCAAAACGACAATTGGATTGCTGTTTTCCGAAGGAAAATCGGTGTCTAAATATCCGCTTCGTTTGGTTTACCGTCAAGCGGAAGCAAATTCAGAAGAACAGACCAAAATTGGCGTTTCGGTTTCTAAGAAATATTTCAAGAAAGCCGTTGACCGAAATTATTTCAAAAGAGTTTTGCGAGAAACGTATCGTTTGAACAAACATCTGCTTTTGGATAACTTGGATCAGCCGTATTCGATAATGCTTTTTTACCAAACCAAAGACCGTTTATCATACGAAGAAATCAACACCAAAATGATTCAATTGTTTGAGAAATTTTCAGCGCAGATAAACAAACCTCAAGATTCTGAAACAAAAACCGAAGCGTAA
- a CDS encoding DUF4349 domain-containing protein, producing the protein MRQLFLLSFLFLTLCGCSKSESESSDLAVSAVMVPPPPPAGASEPIRKDQDISESAPEIPQKIIKQGTLRFETDNLEKTFNQIQKAVSDNKARIINDSEGKDYSSVYRNLTVRVPSQNFDRFINDVSKGVSYFEVKNISAEDVTEQFIDLTSRLNTKKKLEERYLQILQKATKVSEILEIEKQISAIREEIEAKEGQLKYLESRVSESTVTIEFYKTVAEKEGVKISYGSKLWNAVQSGFFSLSDFLISLISVWPFVIIFVVLAYFIRRRLKRRKKE; encoded by the coding sequence ATGCGTCAACTTTTCCTCCTATCTTTCTTATTTTTAACCCTTTGTGGCTGCAGTAAATCAGAATCTGAAAGTAGTGATCTTGCAGTAAGTGCTGTCATGGTTCCGCCACCCCCTCCTGCTGGAGCGAGCGAGCCTATTAGAAAAGATCAAGATATAAGCGAATCTGCACCAGAAATTCCGCAGAAAATAATCAAACAAGGCACACTTCGATTTGAAACCGATAATTTAGAAAAGACTTTCAATCAAATTCAAAAAGCGGTTTCAGACAACAAGGCAAGAATCATAAACGATTCTGAAGGAAAAGATTATAGCAGTGTCTACAGAAACCTTACTGTAAGAGTGCCAAGTCAAAATTTTGATCGTTTTATAAATGACGTTTCTAAAGGCGTTTCTTATTTTGAGGTAAAAAATATATCTGCCGAAGATGTAACAGAACAATTTATCGATTTAACTTCTAGATTAAATACGAAGAAAAAACTAGAAGAACGTTACCTGCAAATCTTACAGAAAGCGACTAAAGTCAGTGAGATTTTAGAAATTGAAAAACAGATTTCAGCAATCCGCGAAGAAATCGAAGCCAAAGAAGGCCAGCTGAAATATCTCGAAAGCCGTGTTTCTGAAAGCACTGTGACGATAGAATTTTATAAAACGGTGGCTGAAAAAGAAGGCGTTAAAATATCTTACGGTTCCAAACTTTGGAACGCAGTTCAATCAGGATTTTTTAGTTTATCCGATTTTTTGATTTCGTTAATCAGCGTTTGGCCGTTTGTAATTATATTTGTTGTATTAGCCTATTTTATTAGAAGAAGATTAAAAAGAAGAAAAAAAGAATAA
- a CDS encoding S41 family peptidase, translating into MYPYFKRKFIIPVAAAGMLFVGTSFREDFFEIAKQIEIFTTLFKAVNTNYVDETNPGDLMDKAIKNMLGSLDPYTVYFNEQDVVNFKINNTGEYTGIGALISRKKDRLIVREPYKDYPADKAGLKAGDEIIQIGDVLIADFKDDASQLLKGTKNTKINIKYLRQGKPSSTVLVLDEVDIKSVPFYGKIDDKTGYIVLAHFSRKASAEVKDALEKLKADGAKQMVLDLRGNPGGLLNEAIDICNLFVPKNEVIVTTKSRIEKHNNTYKTQKEPVDTEIPLAILVNGRSASASEIVSGALQDLDRAVILGSRSFGKGLVQRSVDLTYGTQLKVTISRYYTPSGRCIQALDYAHKDKNGVAQKTDAKNYNAFKTRKGRTVYDGGGVLPDIELEEAKTSAIATALIKNDGVFDYATTYYYKNPNLGNKIPTLTDADYTAFKQYLKTNKITFDTETEVALKNTLAAAKKEKIDETITAEYQQLLNALEKSETTLLDKNQKEIKNMILEELIKRYQYQEGLYQYYLQNNSEIKRAVSVLNNQTEYKTILKM; encoded by the coding sequence ATGTATCCGTATTTCAAAAGGAAATTTATTATACCAGTCGCTGCGGCGGGAATGTTATTTGTTGGAACCAGTTTTAGAGAAGATTTTTTTGAAATTGCCAAACAGATTGAAATTTTTACGACCCTATTTAAGGCCGTAAACACTAATTATGTTGATGAAACCAATCCTGGCGATCTGATGGATAAGGCCATCAAAAATATGCTTGGAAGCTTAGACCCATACACGGTTTATTTTAACGAGCAGGATGTTGTCAATTTTAAAATCAATAATACTGGAGAATATACCGGAATCGGCGCTTTGATTTCTAGAAAAAAAGACCGCTTGATTGTTCGTGAACCTTATAAAGACTATCCAGCAGACAAAGCGGGACTAAAAGCGGGCGACGAAATTATTCAGATTGGCGATGTTCTGATTGCTGATTTTAAAGATGATGCTTCGCAATTATTGAAGGGAACAAAAAATACTAAAATCAATATCAAATATCTTCGTCAGGGAAAACCAAGCTCTACGGTTTTGGTTTTGGACGAAGTGGATATTAAATCGGTTCCTTTTTACGGAAAAATTGATGATAAGACGGGTTATATCGTTTTAGCGCATTTTAGCAGAAAAGCTTCGGCAGAAGTTAAAGACGCTCTTGAAAAATTAAAAGCTGATGGAGCCAAACAGATGGTTTTGGATTTGAGAGGAAATCCAGGAGGTTTATTGAATGAAGCGATTGACATCTGCAATTTGTTTGTTCCAAAGAATGAAGTAATTGTTACGACTAAATCTAGAATTGAAAAGCACAATAACACTTATAAAACACAGAAAGAACCGGTTGATACTGAAATTCCGCTGGCAATTTTAGTGAACGGAAGAAGTGCTTCGGCTTCTGAAATTGTTTCGGGCGCTTTGCAGGATTTGGACCGTGCGGTAATTTTAGGAAGCAGAAGTTTTGGTAAAGGTTTGGTGCAGCGTTCTGTAGATTTGACTTATGGAACACAGCTGAAAGTGACTATTTCGAGATATTACACGCCTTCTGGAAGATGCATTCAGGCTTTGGACTATGCGCATAAAGATAAAAATGGTGTTGCTCAAAAAACAGATGCCAAAAATTATAATGCCTTTAAAACCAGAAAAGGAAGAACGGTTTATGATGGCGGAGGAGTTTTGCCAGATATCGAATTGGAAGAAGCCAAAACGAGTGCCATTGCAACGGCTTTAATCAAAAACGATGGTGTTTTTGATTATGCAACAACGTATTATTACAAAAATCCAAATTTGGGAAATAAGATTCCGACTTTGACTGACGCAGATTATACTGCCTTCAAACAATATCTGAAAACCAATAAAATTACTTTTGATACTGAGACCGAAGTGGCTTTGAAAAACACTTTGGCTGCAGCTAAAAAAGAAAAAATAGATGAGACCATTACTGCCGAATATCAGCAATTGTTAAATGCTTTGGAGAAAAGCGAAACTACATTACTGGACAAAAACCAAAAAGAAATTAAAAACATGATTCTGGAAGAATTAATTAAAAGATACCAGTATCAGGAAGGTTTGTACCAGTATTATCTACAAAACAATTCAGAAATTAAAAGAGCAGTTAGTGTATTAAATAACCAGACAGAATATAAAACGATTTTAAAAATGTAG
- a CDS encoding OmpA family protein: protein MKITLALTLFSFYTVTAQQKPVETIYFEFDRYDLTDKQITVVSNFIKNIDTAKVESIQIYGYCDDRGNDEYNFKLSNNRANTIQNLLINKGFRESKIVILEGKGRVVVKADTVENLYETRLRNRRVDLIVVKKNSFGKGVRTSFKDNLKVGDKVYLESILFEIGSAKLTSNSKKELDKIAITLQNHRNLSFEIRGHVCCTPEIYSDGIDKDTKERRLSWNRAKTVFYYLMSKKISKSRMTYIGCGNRYPLGKGDNYDRRVEFLITKI, encoded by the coding sequence ATGAAGATAACTCTAGCCCTGACTCTTTTTTCATTTTATACAGTAACGGCACAGCAAAAACCTGTTGAAACTATTTATTTTGAATTTGACAGGTATGATCTAACAGATAAGCAGATTACTGTTGTTTCAAACTTTATAAAAAATATAGACACAGCAAAAGTTGAGTCTATACAGATTTATGGCTATTGTGATGATCGAGGAAACGATGAATATAACTTCAAACTATCAAATAATCGGGCCAATACGATTCAGAATCTACTGATCAACAAAGGGTTTCGCGAAAGCAAAATTGTTATTCTAGAAGGAAAAGGACGTGTTGTCGTAAAAGCAGATACTGTTGAAAATCTGTACGAAACACGTCTGCGAAATCGGCGGGTTGACTTAATCGTTGTTAAAAAAAATAGTTTCGGAAAGGGAGTACGTACTTCTTTCAAAGACAATTTAAAGGTTGGCGATAAAGTGTACTTAGAATCTATTTTATTTGAAATTGGCAGCGCAAAACTCACCAGCAATTCTAAAAAAGAGCTGGATAAAATTGCGATAACGCTGCAAAATCACAGAAATCTAAGTTTTGAAATACGCGGGCACGTTTGCTGCACACCCGAAATTTACAGCGACGGAATTGATAAAGACACTAAAGAAAGAAGACTTTCTTGGAACCGCGCCAAAACTGTTTTTTATTATTTAATGTCCAAAAAAATATCCAAAAGCCGCATGACCTATATTGGCTGCGGCAATAGATATCCGTTAGGAAAAGGCGATAATTATGATCGACGGGTGGAATTTTTAATTACTAAAATTTAG
- a CDS encoding GNAT family N-acetyltransferase: MELEWKIKPFEALTVHELYDLLRLRSEIFVVEQNCVYLDLDGKDKKALHLIGEFEGKIVAYSRLFDAGISFDNASIGRVVVDQNYRDKKWGHELMREAIAGIKSNFGKDKITIGAQLYLKKFYESHGFVQTSEMYLEDDIPHIEMMRE, from the coding sequence ATGGAATTAGAATGGAAAATAAAGCCTTTTGAGGCATTAACTGTTCATGAGCTATATGATTTGCTCAGATTGCGTAGTGAGATCTTTGTAGTCGAACAAAATTGCGTTTATTTGGACCTTGACGGTAAAGACAAGAAAGCGTTACACCTAATTGGAGAATTTGAAGGCAAGATCGTAGCCTATTCCCGATTATTTGATGCAGGGATTAGTTTTGACAACGCTTCTATCGGAAGAGTAGTCGTAGATCAGAATTACAGAGACAAAAAGTGGGGGCATGAATTAATGCGTGAAGCCATAGCTGGAATTAAATCCAATTTTGGAAAAGATAAAATTACCATTGGAGCACAATTGTATTTGAAGAAATTTTACGAAAGCCACGGTTTTGTGCAAACCAGTGAAATGTATCTAGAAGACGATATCCCGCATATTGAAATGATGAGGGAATAA
- a CDS encoding DUF1579 domain-containing protein: MKKLTATLAIIALCFISCKKEMKEETTTPAATDSVKTEEPVAEAPLDSAAQMKAWQEYSTPGNPHKILADEVGTWNCDMTFWSDANAKPEKETSVAEIKMVLGGRFQEAIYKGTMMGQPFEGKGTVGYNNASKEYISTFIDNMGTGMMVGRGKYNESTKSIEFDGEMADPVTAKNIKYREVYTIVDAKTRKMEMYDTKNGTEYKSMEIIMTKK, translated from the coding sequence ATGAAAAAATTAACCGCAACCTTAGCAATAATAGCGCTGTGTTTTATTTCTTGTAAAAAAGAAATGAAAGAAGAAACGACAACTCCAGCAGCAACAGATTCTGTAAAAACCGAAGAACCTGTAGCCGAAGCGCCGCTAGATTCTGCCGCGCAAATGAAAGCTTGGCAGGAATATTCAACACCGGGTAATCCGCATAAAATACTGGCTGATGAAGTCGGAACGTGGAACTGTGATATGACATTTTGGTCTGATGCCAATGCAAAACCTGAAAAAGAAACTTCTGTAGCAGAAATCAAAATGGTCTTAGGCGGACGTTTTCAAGAAGCGATTTATAAAGGAACTATGATGGGGCAGCCGTTTGAAGGCAAAGGAACTGTAGGTTACAATAATGCCAGTAAAGAATACATCTCCACATTCATTGATAATATGGGAACAGGAATGATGGTTGGCAGAGGGAAATATAACGAAAGCACCAAGAGCATAGAATTTGATGGAGAAATGGCTGATCCAGTAACGGCAAAAAACATCAAGTACAGAGAAGTTTATACTATTGTAGATGCCAAAACCCGAAAAATGGAAATGTATGATACAAAAAACGGAACAGAATATAAAAGCATGGAAATTATCATGACGAAAAAGTAA
- a CDS encoding DUF4837 family protein, producing the protein MNKTHFLLLLVPFFLTSCFKTEKQNETVSGKTNTISVIIDDQLWYGEVGDSIRNKFASPVLGLTQEEPLFTINQYPARLLEGFVTDSRSIIVVKKAPADKFEIIRSKTLPHNTFRIYGKSVDDIICSLELNAPQIIKIIHDAEIQKIQEDNSASLLNKAIIKNKFHINIQIPTGYEYMLHKKKFIWLKKEIISGNTSLLIYQIPLNNFKKKKDVVNAIVKMRDSIGKYIQGREPNTQMITSEAYAPYFSKITLDDKNAFETKGTWELKNDFMTGPFINYAILDETFNRVLVIEGFSYSPSHQERDLMLELEAIIKTVRIDKR; encoded by the coding sequence ATGAATAAAACCCATTTTTTATTACTATTAGTTCCATTTTTCCTGACTTCTTGTTTCAAAACTGAAAAGCAAAACGAGACAGTCTCAGGAAAAACCAATACCATTTCGGTCATTATAGACGACCAATTGTGGTATGGAGAAGTGGGCGATAGCATCAGAAATAAATTTGCCTCTCCAGTTCTTGGACTTACCCAAGAAGAACCGCTTTTTACCATTAATCAATATCCTGCCAGATTGCTTGAAGGTTTTGTCACAGACAGCCGAAGCATAATTGTGGTTAAAAAAGCCCCTGCAGATAAATTCGAAATCATTCGAAGCAAAACATTACCTCACAATACTTTTCGCATTTACGGAAAATCGGTAGACGATATTATTTGTAGTCTCGAATTGAACGCTCCGCAGATCATAAAAATCATTCACGATGCTGAAATTCAGAAAATTCAGGAAGATAACAGTGCTTCGCTATTAAATAAAGCCATTATTAAAAACAAATTTCATATCAATATTCAGATTCCGACAGGTTATGAATATATGCTGCACAAAAAGAAATTCATTTGGCTCAAAAAGGAAATTATAAGTGGCAATACCAGTTTATTGATTTACCAGATTCCGCTTAACAATTTTAAAAAGAAAAAAGATGTTGTAAATGCAATTGTCAAAATGCGCGATTCTATTGGCAAATACATTCAAGGGCGCGAACCCAATACGCAAATGATCACCAGTGAAGCGTATGCACCCTATTTTTCAAAAATAACCTTAGACGACAAAAATGCTTTTGAAACAAAAGGAACTTGGGAACTGAAAAATGATTTCATGACAGGGCCATTTATCAATTACGCCATATTAGACGAAACGTTTAATCGTGTTTTGGTTATCGAAGGATTTTCGTATTCGCCTTCACACCAAGAACGCGATTTAATGCTAGAATTAGAAGCGATCATAAAAACAGTGAGAATAGACAAACGATGA